A single window of Acidobacteriota bacterium DNA harbors:
- a CDS encoding DUF58 domain-containing protein, translating into MTSAPGRRGRRRSRRAASVPEGIRITKVGLWYVLFTVIVAIAATNTGNNALYMVLSAMLGALAFSGIVSRQNVRGLVIETGDPGEVFAKRPFRLDFQITNRGRFMSRWCLLVSFLAQSSPRLVPFLERRGSSTGSAELLLPRRGLRKIPFAHVSSLFPFGFFRKGVRYRTELEVMVFPEIFPAAGPRLGASGRLGEESSRRQGRGHDLHSLRTFRPGDDPRRIHWKQTARTGDLIYRESEAEESHRLAILLDNGVAPFADEAAEERFEQLVSEAATAALDHLTRGYAVELVTRDQLLPFAGGRRQRLRILETLALLEAIPVGRSALRSSDPSAAELRLAMQEPERAA; encoded by the coding sequence ATGACCTCCGCCCCTGGCCGTAGGGGCCGTCGGCGAAGCCGCCGCGCCGCCTCGGTGCCGGAAGGCATCCGCATCACCAAGGTCGGCCTGTGGTACGTCCTGTTCACGGTGATCGTGGCCATCGCCGCCACCAATACCGGAAACAACGCCCTCTACATGGTGCTCTCGGCGATGCTCGGGGCCCTCGCCTTCTCCGGCATCGTGTCGCGCCAGAACGTCCGCGGGCTGGTGATCGAAACCGGCGATCCCGGTGAGGTCTTCGCCAAGCGACCCTTCAGGCTCGACTTCCAGATCACCAATCGCGGCCGCTTCATGTCGCGCTGGTGCCTGCTGGTCAGCTTCCTGGCCCAGAGCTCGCCGCGGCTGGTGCCCTTCCTCGAGCGGCGGGGTTCGTCCACCGGTTCGGCCGAGCTCCTGCTGCCGCGCCGCGGACTCCGAAAGATCCCCTTCGCTCACGTTTCGAGCCTCTTTCCCTTCGGCTTCTTCCGCAAGGGAGTGCGCTATCGCACCGAGCTCGAGGTGATGGTGTTTCCCGAAATCTTTCCGGCCGCTGGGCCGCGCCTCGGGGCCTCCGGCCGCCTCGGCGAGGAGTCTTCCCGTCGTCAGGGGCGCGGCCACGACCTCCATTCCCTGCGCACCTTCCGGCCCGGCGACGATCCGCGCCGCATCCACTGGAAGCAGACCGCCCGCACCGGCGACTTGATCTATCGCGAGAGCGAGGCCGAGGAGAGCCATCGCCTCGCCATCCTGCTCGACAACGGGGTGGCTCCGTTCGCCGACGAGGCCGCCGAGGAGCGCTTCGAGCAGCTGGTGAGCGAGGCGGCGACGGCGGCCCTCGATCACCTGACGCGCGGCTATGCGGTCGAGCTGGTCACCCGAGACCAGCTGCTGCCCTTCGCCGGCGGACGTCGCCAGCGTTTGAGGATTCTCGAGACCCTGGCTCTCCTCGAAGCCATCCCGGTGGGGCGCTCGGCCTTGCGCTCCAGCGACCCGAGCGCCGCCGAGCTGCGCCTGGCGATGCAGGAGCCGGAGCGCGCCGCCTGA
- a CDS encoding prolipoprotein diacylglyceryl transferase family protein, producing the protein MHPILLDSEFLGVPLRITSYGAAMALAIIVGWLLVSHFGRQRLPQAPWADFYFGIILGGLLGAKLLLVVVRWPDLRSGAASWGSVLAAGGIWLGGVLGALVVGGWFVLRHRLPPARTADTLFLGLPLAHAIGRAGCLLTGCCYGDRCDLPWAIVYTDPAAQEIAGTPLGVPLHPSPAYEMVAELINFTVLLLLNRRRPAPGALAATWMALYGSQRFMLELLRGDDRGGLGLLSTSQWISVAMIASAAIFFWISRRR; encoded by the coding sequence ATGCACCCCATCCTGCTGGACAGTGAGTTCCTCGGCGTTCCCCTGCGGATCACGAGCTACGGAGCCGCCATGGCCTTGGCGATCATCGTCGGCTGGCTGCTGGTCTCCCACTTCGGGCGCCAGCGCCTGCCGCAAGCACCGTGGGCCGACTTCTACTTCGGCATCATCCTCGGCGGACTTCTCGGCGCCAAGCTCTTGCTGGTGGTGGTGCGCTGGCCGGACCTGCGATCCGGCGCGGCTTCCTGGGGGTCGGTGCTCGCCGCGGGAGGTATCTGGCTCGGTGGAGTGCTCGGCGCCCTGGTGGTGGGGGGTTGGTTCGTGCTGCGCCACCGCCTGCCTCCCGCCCGCACCGCCGATACCCTCTTTCTCGGCCTGCCCCTGGCTCATGCCATCGGCCGCGCCGGCTGTCTGCTCACCGGCTGCTGCTACGGTGACCGCTGCGACCTGCCCTGGGCCATCGTCTACACCGATCCGGCAGCCCAGGAGATCGCCGGGACGCCCCTCGGCGTGCCGCTCCACCCGAGCCCGGCCTACGAAATGGTCGCCGAGCTGATCAACTTCACCGTGCTCCTGCTGTTGAATCGCCGCCGGCCGGCGCCGGGGGCCCTCGCCGCCACCTGGATGGCCCTCTACGGCAGCCAGCGCTTCATGCTCGAGCTCCTGCGCGGCGACGACCGCGGCGGCCTCGGCCTGCTCAGCACCAGCCAGTGGATCTCGGTAGCCATGATCGCCTCGGCGGCGATCTTCTTCTGGATCTCCCGCCGACGCTAG
- the carA gene encoding glutamine-hydrolyzing carbamoyl-phosphate synthase small subunit — MTSVPREGFLLLEDGKLFRGTAVAPGTCFGEVVFNTSMTGYQEILTDPSYRGQIVIMTQPHMGNYGVLEESSESRRPWVEGLLVRRMTERPSGTASDESLPQYLRRWQVPALEDLDTRAVVRHLRHHGSLRGVVTTERDDLESLAAELAEFPTMEGRALVDEVTCSEPWEWPEPPPRQRCHLAVYDFGVKANILRSLAERGARLTIVPARTSAESILELGVDGVVLSNGPGDPEPLTEVVENIRALIACDLPILGICLGHQLLGLALGGRTFKLKFGHHGGNQPVHDQHSGQVAITSQNHGFALDAASLPRQVEVSQRNLNDQTVEAFRVGDRPIYAVQYHPEAAPGPHDASELFDRFLARVVR, encoded by the coding sequence ATGACCTCGGTGCCCCGCGAAGGTTTCCTGCTGCTCGAAGACGGCAAGCTCTTCCGTGGCACGGCGGTGGCCCCGGGGACCTGCTTCGGCGAGGTGGTTTTCAACACCTCGATGACCGGCTATCAGGAGATCCTCACGGATCCCTCCTACCGCGGCCAGATCGTCATCATGACCCAGCCTCACATGGGCAACTATGGCGTGCTGGAAGAGAGCTCCGAATCGCGCCGGCCGTGGGTCGAGGGCTTGCTGGTGCGGCGCATGACGGAGCGGCCGTCGGGCACCGCCAGCGATGAGTCCCTGCCGCAGTATCTGCGCCGCTGGCAAGTGCCGGCGCTGGAGGATCTCGATACTCGCGCGGTGGTGCGCCATCTGCGCCATCACGGCTCGTTGCGTGGCGTGGTGACCACCGAGCGCGACGATCTCGAGAGCCTCGCCGCCGAGCTCGCCGAGTTCCCCACCATGGAGGGCCGTGCCCTGGTCGACGAAGTGACCTGCTCGGAACCCTGGGAGTGGCCGGAGCCGCCGCCGCGCCAGCGCTGCCACCTGGCGGTCTACGATTTCGGGGTCAAGGCCAACATCCTGCGCTCGCTGGCGGAGCGCGGCGCCCGCCTGACCATCGTGCCGGCCCGCACGTCGGCCGAGAGCATCCTCGAGCTGGGCGTCGACGGCGTGGTGCTGTCGAACGGCCCCGGCGACCCGGAGCCCCTCACGGAGGTGGTCGAGAACATCCGGGCGCTGATCGCCTGCGACCTGCCGATCCTTGGCATCTGCCTCGGTCATCAGCTCCTCGGTCTGGCCCTCGGGGGCCGCACCTTCAAGCTCAAGTTCGGCCACCACGGCGGTAACCAGCCGGTGCACGACCAGCACAGCGGCCAGGTGGCGATCACTAGTCAGAACCACGGCTTCGCTCTCGATGCGGCCTCCCTGCCGCGCCAGGTCGAGGTCAGTCAGCGCAATCTCAACGACCAGACGGTCGAGGCCTTCCGGGTCGGCGACCGGCCGATTTACGCCGTGCAGTACCACCCGGAGGCGGCGCCCGGGCCGCACGATGCGAGCGAGCTCTTCGATCGCTTCTTGGCCCGGGTCGTGCGGTGA
- a CDS encoding glycosyltransferase family 2 protein has product MARLSIVIPAYNELATVEELLGRVAAAPLADGLDREVIVVDDGSTDGTRELLRGLEAEARPLPFKLIEQSQNGGKGAALRTGFAAAEGDFLLVQDADLEYDPRDYGKLLQPLLDDEADVVYGSRFLGGPHRVLFFWHYMGNRFLTTLSNMFTDLNLSDMETCYKVFRREMLEGLELRSNRFGIEPELTAKVARRGARIYEVPISYRGRTYAEGKKIGWRDGVSAIWAILRYNLGR; this is encoded by the coding sequence ATGGCCCGGCTTTCCATCGTCATTCCCGCTTACAACGAGCTCGCCACCGTCGAGGAGCTCCTCGGCCGCGTCGCCGCGGCTCCTCTCGCCGACGGCCTAGATCGCGAAGTGATCGTGGTCGACGACGGTTCGACGGACGGCACTCGCGAGCTTCTCCGCGGTCTCGAGGCGGAGGCTCGACCGTTGCCCTTCAAGCTCATCGAGCAGAGCCAGAACGGCGGCAAGGGAGCTGCGTTGCGGACCGGTTTCGCCGCCGCCGAAGGAGATTTCCTGCTGGTTCAGGACGCCGACCTCGAGTACGACCCGCGGGACTACGGCAAGCTCCTCCAGCCGCTCCTCGACGACGAGGCGGACGTGGTCTACGGTTCGCGTTTCCTCGGTGGTCCCCACCGGGTGCTGTTCTTCTGGCACTACATGGGAAATCGCTTCCTGACCACCCTGTCGAACATGTTCACCGATCTCAACCTGTCGGACATGGAGACCTGCTACAAGGTCTTTCGGCGGGAGATGCTCGAGGGTCTCGAGCTGCGCTCGAACCGCTTCGGAATCGAGCCCGAGCTCACCGCCAAGGTGGCGCGCCGCGGGGCGCGCATCTACGAGGTGCCGATCTCCTATCGCGGCCGCACCTATGCCGAGGGCAAGAAGATCGGTTGGCGCGATGGCGTCTCCGCCATCTGGGCCATCCTTCGCTATAATTTGGGGCGCTGA
- a CDS encoding VOC family protein has product MERVKGVGGIFLYAAEPEKLAAWYREHLGITAPHDSEGAPYHEFFYREDAEPERRGRLTWAIFQGDGKPELIGNSVVNYHVTDLEALLTQLRGAGIEIEKVEDYEYGSFAWLEDPEGNRIELFQDKEF; this is encoded by the coding sequence GTGGAAAGGGTGAAGGGTGTCGGCGGAATCTTTCTCTACGCTGCAGAGCCGGAAAAGCTGGCGGCCTGGTATCGCGAGCATTTGGGCATCACCGCCCCGCACGATTCGGAAGGGGCGCCTTACCACGAGTTCTTTTACCGCGAGGATGCCGAGCCCGAGCGCCGTGGGCGCTTGACCTGGGCGATCTTCCAGGGTGACGGCAAGCCCGAGCTGATCGGCAACTCGGTGGTCAACTACCACGTCACGGATCTCGAAGCCCTGCTCACCCAGCTGCGCGGCGCCGGTATCGAGATCGAGAAGGTCGAAGACTACGAATACGGGAGCTTCGCCTGGCTCGAGGACCCCGAGGGCAATCGCATCGAGCTCTTCCAGGACAAGGAGTTCTGA
- a CDS encoding MBL fold metallo-hydrolase, with the protein MARAGRGLLLWIGWLVLVSPLIAAEVEVLFTANEGVLIRAGDEAVLIDSHLAEPYSLYGALPAPLLAKLEAAAPPFDTVDLVLASHVHRDHFQGPPAKAFLAARPQALLASSPQVLEALGEPPPGEGRLRSVLPQPGESETLRRGGIEVEFLRLSHGSGRHARIQNLGHIIRIGGVKILHIGDAFDDPANFAPYGLAERDLDLVLVPYWFYWSASGQECLRRHLHAKAVAAVHIPPQELDGVRAELAKRFPEVQVPGRALEPIRLTAASAAEPQN; encoded by the coding sequence ATGGCGAGAGCGGGCCGAGGATTGTTGCTGTGGATCGGTTGGCTGGTGCTGGTTTCGCCGCTGATCGCGGCCGAAGTCGAGGTTCTTTTCACTGCCAACGAGGGCGTTCTGATCCGTGCCGGCGACGAGGCGGTGCTGATCGATTCGCACCTCGCCGAGCCCTACAGCCTCTACGGTGCACTGCCGGCGCCATTGCTCGCTAAGCTCGAAGCGGCGGCGCCACCCTTCGACACGGTCGATCTGGTGCTCGCTAGCCACGTCCATCGCGATCACTTCCAGGGGCCTCCGGCAAAGGCCTTCCTGGCCGCACGTCCGCAGGCCTTGCTGGCCTCTTCGCCGCAGGTGCTGGAAGCTCTCGGAGAGCCACCGCCGGGGGAGGGGCGGCTCCGTTCGGTGCTTCCGCAGCCGGGGGAGAGTGAGACCCTGCGGCGGGGTGGCATCGAGGTCGAGTTCCTGCGCCTCTCCCACGGTTCGGGACGCCACGCCCGGATCCAGAACCTCGGTCACATCATCCGCATCGGCGGGGTGAAGATTCTGCATATCGGTGACGCCTTCGACGATCCTGCGAACTTCGCTCCCTACGGCCTTGCCGAGCGCGACCTCGACCTGGTGCTGGTGCCCTACTGGTTCTACTGGTCGGCGAGCGGCCAGGAATGCTTGCGCCGCCACCTGCACGCCAAGGCTGTAGCGGCGGTGCACATTCCGCCGCAAGAGCTCGATGGAGTGCGTGCCGAACTGGCGAAGCGTTTCCCGGAGGTTCAAGTACCGGGACGGGCCCTCGAGCCGATCCGCCTCACCGCCGCCTCGGCGGCGGAGCCTCAGAACTGA
- a CDS encoding thioredoxin-like domain-containing protein codes for MSSKSTPIRAVVTFFLWVFLLTVTYRFLSGRIAASGWVGEAAPVVASQALSGESWSLAEARGKVVVVDFWATWCGPCMRAMPKLEELQETFGERDDFLLVGVSVDRDRGRLEEVVADLGLPWLQIHEGEDNPLAEAAEVRRLPTVWVIDRQGVVRAVNPRKGKLFRLVRKLLEEPATA; via the coding sequence ATGAGCTCCAAGTCCACGCCGATCCGCGCCGTCGTGACCTTCTTTCTCTGGGTCTTCCTGTTGACCGTCACCTACCGCTTCTTGAGCGGCCGCATCGCCGCCTCGGGCTGGGTCGGTGAGGCGGCGCCGGTGGTGGCGAGCCAGGCCTTGTCGGGGGAATCCTGGAGTCTGGCCGAGGCCCGCGGCAAGGTGGTGGTGGTGGACTTCTGGGCCACCTGGTGTGGCCCCTGCATGCGCGCCATGCCCAAGCTCGAAGAGCTGCAGGAGACCTTCGGCGAGCGCGACGATTTCTTGCTGGTGGGAGTCTCGGTGGACCGTGATCGCGGCCGCCTGGAGGAGGTCGTCGCCGATCTCGGGCTGCCGTGGCTACAGATTCACGAAGGCGAAGACAATCCTCTCGCCGAGGCGGCGGAAGTTCGTCGCCTACCCACCGTCTGGGTGATCGATCGCCAAGGTGTCGTGCGCGCCGTCAACCCCCGCAAAGGCAAGCTCTTCCGCCTGGTGCGGAAGCTCCTCGAAGAGCCCGCCACGGCCTGA
- a CDS encoding hemolysin family protein: protein MTTILIVASITLLGSFLCSLFEAVLYAVTPSQIEILKESGKSGANKLAGLREHIDEPIAAILTVNTITHTVGSAWCGAMVGRHFGDPAVGVFAAVFTIAVLVFTEIIPKSFGVRHAFTLGPLVAWPMQGMIWMVWPIVKASKVVMGWIGGKGGHGEHPSEDEVMALSRLAHAGGSLRPEEQRWVENALLLDQVTAGDLMTPRTVVHSEPLETPLSALRDLGGRWRHSRVPVTEGADKDEVRGLVLRREVVDRLLADEASLTLGDLMRPMEFVAETMRGHELLNKLIQERQHMVGVTDEYGGFEGVVTLEDVLECLLGSEIVDEHDLHDDLQEVARRRALEN, encoded by the coding sequence GTGACCACCATACTGATTGTCGCGTCGATCACTCTTCTCGGCTCTTTTCTCTGCTCCCTCTTCGAGGCCGTGCTCTATGCCGTCACGCCCTCGCAAATCGAAATCCTGAAGGAGAGCGGCAAGTCCGGCGCCAACAAGCTCGCCGGGCTGCGCGAGCATATCGACGAGCCGATCGCAGCCATTCTGACCGTCAACACCATCACCCACACGGTGGGCTCGGCTTGGTGCGGCGCGATGGTCGGGCGCCACTTCGGCGACCCCGCCGTCGGGGTCTTCGCCGCCGTCTTCACCATCGCTGTGCTGGTCTTCACGGAGATCATCCCGAAGAGCTTCGGGGTTCGCCATGCCTTCACCTTGGGGCCGCTGGTGGCCTGGCCGATGCAGGGGATGATCTGGATGGTCTGGCCGATCGTCAAAGCCTCGAAAGTGGTGATGGGCTGGATCGGTGGCAAGGGCGGTCACGGCGAGCACCCCAGCGAGGACGAGGTGATGGCCCTGTCACGGCTGGCCCATGCCGGTGGCTCCTTGCGACCGGAGGAGCAGCGCTGGGTGGAAAACGCCCTGCTCCTCGACCAGGTGACCGCCGGCGACCTGATGACGCCGCGCACGGTGGTTCACTCGGAGCCCCTCGAGACACCCCTCTCGGCGCTGCGCGACCTCGGCGGTCGCTGGCGCCACAGCCGCGTCCCGGTCACCGAAGGGGCGGACAAGGACGAGGTCCGCGGCCTGGTTTTGCGCCGCGAAGTGGTCGACCGGCTGCTCGCCGACGAGGCCTCCCTCACCCTCGGCGATCTGATGCGTCCGATGGAGTTCGTCGCCGAGACCATGCGCGGCCACGAGCTTCTCAACAAGCTGATTCAGGAGCGCCAGCACATGGTCGGCGTGACCGACGAGTACGGCGGCTTCGAGGGAGTGGTCACCCTCGAGGACGTCCTCGAGTGCCTGCTGGGCTCGGAGATCGTCGACGAGCACGACCTGCACGACGACCTGCAGGAAGTCGCCCGCCGCCGGGCGCTCGAGAACTAG
- a CDS encoding MoxR family ATPase: MTEPAVAPVDPLASIAAFEGNVSRVIRGKAEAVRLATVSLLARGHILIEDVPGVGKTTLAHAIARSLGLAFHRIQFTSDLLPSDIIGVSIFKQDRQAFEFTPGPLFSNVVLADEINRASPKTQSALLEAMSDHKVSVERKRYTLPDPFLVLATQNPLEFHGTFPLPESQLDRFLMSLRLGYPPPEDERRLLLAGGVDGVLEELQPVMSAADLRTLQGLAADVRVDEKLVDYMMALAEQTRSSSELLLGVSTRGLQSLYRASQALALTEGRDYAVPDDVQRLAAPVLAHRVSLKRGGDLDAARRVIEGLVHSLAVPV, from the coding sequence ATGACCGAACCCGCCGTCGCTCCCGTCGATCCCCTCGCCTCCATCGCCGCCTTCGAAGGCAACGTGTCGCGGGTCATCCGCGGCAAGGCGGAGGCGGTGCGCCTGGCCACCGTGTCCCTCCTCGCCCGCGGGCACATCCTGATCGAGGACGTGCCCGGCGTGGGCAAGACCACTCTGGCCCACGCCATCGCCCGCTCCCTGGGCTTGGCCTTCCACCGCATCCAGTTCACTTCCGACCTGCTGCCGTCGGACATCATCGGGGTGTCGATCTTCAAGCAGGATCGCCAGGCCTTCGAGTTCACCCCCGGGCCCCTGTTCTCGAACGTCGTGCTGGCGGACGAGATCAATCGCGCCTCGCCCAAGACGCAGTCTGCGCTGCTCGAGGCGATGAGTGACCACAAGGTCTCGGTGGAGCGCAAGCGCTACACCCTGCCGGATCCTTTTCTGGTGTTGGCGACCCAGAATCCGCTCGAGTTCCATGGCACCTTCCCGCTGCCGGAGTCGCAGCTCGACCGCTTCCTGATGTCCCTGCGGCTGGGCTATCCGCCGCCCGAGGACGAGCGGCGGCTGCTGCTGGCGGGGGGCGTGGACGGGGTTCTCGAAGAGCTGCAGCCGGTGATGTCGGCGGCCGATCTGCGCACCCTCCAGGGGCTGGCGGCGGACGTACGAGTCGACGAGAAGCTGGTCGACTACATGATGGCCCTGGCAGAGCAGACGCGCAGCTCGTCGGAGCTGCTGCTCGGGGTTTCGACCCGTGGCCTGCAGAGCCTCTATCGCGCCAGCCAGGCCCTCGCCCTCACCGAAGGGCGCGACTATGCGGTGCCGGACGACGTCCAGCGGCTGGCGGCGCCGGTGCTGGCACATCGCGTGTCGCTCAAGCGCGGCGGCGACCTCGATGCCGCTCGACGGGTGATCGAAGGGCTGGTGCACTCCCTGGCGGTGCCGGTCTGA
- a CDS encoding methylated-DNA--[protein]-cysteine S-methyltransferase has protein sequence MTSPSESYARVEAAIRYLERHHVEQPELRDVAGALGLSPSYLQRLFRRWAGVSPKRFLQHLTVETAKARLDDDVSLLEASWDVGLSGPSRLHDHFVALEAMTPGEYKAGGGDFEILYGFHRSPFGEVLIAETPRGICHLSFVAEDEAERQVEALARRWHRSSLRRDDGATARAFDGAFGELGGRQRLALLVQGTNFQIQVWRALLRVPPGRLVSYGKVAEAVCQRSAARAVGSAVGANPVAVLIPCHRVLRASGELGEYRWGATRKRALVAWEGARLAEEPA, from the coding sequence ATGACTTCCCCTTCCGAGTCCTACGCCCGCGTCGAGGCGGCGATTCGTTACCTCGAACGCCACCATGTCGAGCAGCCGGAGCTGCGCGATGTCGCCGGCGCTCTCGGTTTGAGCCCCTCCTATCTGCAGCGCCTTTTTCGGCGTTGGGCCGGGGTCAGCCCGAAGCGCTTCCTCCAGCACCTGACGGTCGAGACCGCCAAGGCACGCCTCGACGACGACGTCTCTCTGCTCGAGGCGTCTTGGGATGTCGGTCTCTCGGGCCCGAGCCGGCTGCACGATCACTTCGTGGCCCTCGAGGCGATGACGCCCGGTGAGTACAAGGCCGGCGGTGGAGATTTCGAGATTCTCTACGGTTTCCACCGCAGCCCCTTCGGCGAGGTCCTGATCGCCGAGACGCCGCGGGGCATCTGTCACCTTTCCTTCGTTGCCGAGGACGAGGCCGAGAGGCAGGTCGAGGCGCTCGCCCGGCGCTGGCACCGCTCCAGCCTGCGACGCGACGACGGGGCGACCGCCAGGGCTTTCGACGGAGCCTTCGGAGAGCTCGGCGGAAGGCAGCGCCTGGCGCTACTGGTGCAGGGCACGAACTTTCAGATCCAGGTTTGGCGGGCGTTGCTGCGGGTACCGCCCGGACGGTTGGTGTCCTACGGCAAGGTGGCCGAGGCGGTCTGCCAGCGCAGCGCCGCCCGCGCCGTCGGCTCGGCGGTGGGGGCGAACCCGGTGGCTGTGCTGATCCCGTGTCACCGCGTCTTGCGGGCGAGCGGCGAGCTCGGCGAGTACCGATGGGGAGCGACCCGCAAGCGTGCCCTGGTGGCCTGGGAGGGGGCGCGTCTGGCGGAAGAGCCGGCCTGA
- a CDS encoding DUF3488 and transglutaminase-like domain-containing protein, with product MFFARQKRLMLGMLALLAPLPLPLNAVLPWPVLLLFWLGVAFFMRRAAQGATTWLSPWMMNLLGAAYLPFFFFDLTVLGGGRLVGPVIRMGLFAILVKLFSMRRERDKWQALMAIFFLFLASMATSVHPSIMFYLVVFLVGALYLLIRFAFLHIVAGFGQRDPQAAQLPLKGFLFAGVVTTLLFAVPLFALLPRVSTPYVTGRGSGTGTTIQAMGFSDEVTLDSIGRIRESREVALRMRYDDPAANAQDRRLKAATFDLYQGRSWRRSPVLRTLVKEDGAMLRLVEGPPQSWVNIWLQPLSSRSLPLPTDTRMVSIDRRGLEVGRGGAVYMTFPPIEVLEYRVAIATPEASAAEWPDADDGTLDTTGVSDRMVDLAAEMMGQGDLESRIRNLENHLATRYTYTLDFVGREGRNPLEEFLFTYRSGHCEYFASAMVLLLRSQGVHARLVTGFVGGEVNALEGYTVVRQSNAHAWVEAFLPDQGWRQFDPTPAAGRPETREPNAWSLATQAWDFLIFRWDRYVLTYGFSDQLELFGNLRELWRRLWTRQPKPAAQPTPSAEPTFEPETPPAPVSGSRWQRWLWPLLLAPGVVLLVGLVAWWRRRAPLSATRAYRRLRRELERAGFPVAQSLAPLSLSAQAGERFPASAEAMAKIVRHYVAESFGGRTLEADELGEVGEALLTASKGLRTSG from the coding sequence ATGTTCTTCGCTCGTCAGAAGCGCCTGATGCTCGGCATGCTGGCGCTGCTCGCGCCGCTGCCGCTGCCGCTCAATGCCGTTTTGCCGTGGCCGGTTCTGTTGCTCTTCTGGCTCGGCGTCGCCTTTTTCATGCGCCGCGCCGCCCAGGGCGCCACCACCTGGCTGTCGCCCTGGATGATGAACCTGCTCGGCGCCGCCTACCTGCCGTTCTTCTTCTTCGATCTCACCGTGCTCGGCGGCGGTCGCCTGGTCGGGCCGGTGATCCGGATGGGCCTCTTCGCGATCCTGGTGAAGCTGTTCTCGATGCGGCGGGAGCGCGACAAGTGGCAGGCCTTGATGGCGATTTTCTTCCTTTTCCTGGCCTCGATGGCGACCAGCGTCCACCCGTCCATCATGTTCTACCTGGTGGTTTTCCTGGTCGGGGCGCTCTACTTGCTGATCCGCTTCGCCTTCCTCCACATCGTGGCGGGCTTCGGGCAGCGCGATCCGCAGGCGGCGCAGCTTCCCCTGAAGGGCTTTCTTTTCGCCGGCGTGGTCACCACCCTGCTCTTCGCGGTTCCCCTCTTCGCCCTCCTGCCGCGGGTCTCGACCCCCTACGTCACCGGCCGCGGCTCCGGCACCGGCACCACCATCCAGGCGATGGGCTTCTCGGACGAGGTGACCCTCGATTCCATCGGCCGAATTCGCGAGAGCCGCGAGGTCGCCCTGCGCATGCGCTATGACGACCCCGCCGCGAATGCCCAGGATCGCCGGCTCAAGGCCGCCACCTTCGACCTCTATCAAGGCCGTTCCTGGCGCCGCAGCCCGGTGTTGCGCACTCTGGTGAAGGAAGACGGCGCCATGCTGAGATTGGTCGAGGGGCCGCCGCAGTCGTGGGTCAACATCTGGCTCCAGCCGCTGTCGTCCCGCAGTTTGCCGTTGCCGACGGATACCCGCATGGTGAGCATCGATCGCCGCGGTCTCGAGGTTGGGCGCGGCGGGGCCGTCTACATGACCTTCCCGCCCATCGAAGTGCTCGAGTACCGCGTCGCCATTGCCACCCCGGAGGCCTCTGCCGCCGAGTGGCCGGACGCGGACGATGGCACCCTCGACACCACCGGCGTCTCCGACCGGATGGTCGACCTGGCGGCAGAGATGATGGGGCAGGGCGACCTCGAAAGCCGCATCCGCAACCTCGAGAACCATCTCGCCACCCGCTACACCTACACCCTCGATTTCGTCGGCCGCGAGGGTCGCAACCCGCTCGAAGAATTTCTCTTCACCTACCGCAGCGGCCACTGCGAGTACTTCGCCTCGGCGATGGTCTTGCTGCTGCGCTCCCAGGGAGTTCATGCACGGTTGGTGACCGGTTTCGTGGGCGGCGAGGTCAATGCCCTCGAGGGCTATACGGTGGTGCGTCAGAGCAACGCTCACGCCTGGGTCGAAGCCTTCTTGCCGGACCAGGGCTGGCGTCAGTTCGATCCCACGCCGGCGGCGGGTCGGCCCGAAACCCGCGAGCCCAATGCCTGGAGTCTGGCGACCCAGGCGTGGGACTTCCTGATCTTCCGCTGGGACCGCTATGTGCTGACCTATGGCTTCTCGGATCAGCTCGAGCTGTTCGGCAATCTGCGCGAGCTGTGGCGCCGGCTGTGGACGCGCCAGCCCAAGCCGGCGGCCCAGCCGACCCCCAGCGCCGAGCCGACCTTCGAGCCCGAGACGCCGCCGGCACCGGTATCCGGCAGCCGTTGGCAACGCTGGCTCTGGCCCTTGCTGCTGGCGCCCGGAGTGGTGCTGCTGGTCGGCCTTGTCGCCTGGTGGCGGCGACGCGCTCCGCTGAGCGCGACGCGGGCCTATCGGCGCCTGCGACGGGAGCTCGAACGGGCCGGCTTCCCGGTGGCCCAGTCCCTCGCGCCCTTGAGCTTGAGTGCCCAGGCCGGCGAGCGCTTTCCGGCGAGTGCCGAGGCGATGGCCAAGATCGTGCGCCACTATGTCGCCGAGAGCTTCGGTGGGCGAACCCTCGAGGCGGATGAGCTCGGCGAGGTGGGGGAGGCTCTGCTGACCGCCTCCAAGGGTCTCCGAACCAGCGGTTAG